One genomic window of Fusarium fujikuroi IMI 58289 draft genome, chromosome FFUJ_chr01 includes the following:
- a CDS encoding related to GAL4-like transcriptional activator: MPRPSFSHNPLLRVSRPVSACSRCRAAKVKCDGKLPACTACEKAGRSNECSAANDQFARGKERSYVAALELRIEKLEKRLQFAKSRKASVALHDTDASAFNVQQMDRRDSLALIRAAIHRKAAQKRETSDVNSLVSDFGFLSVNATTRDFEPISTNMTFARLVLAATTNDALPESDQARLPPRQTAHVLVQHYMDNVYSLFPCFLETSLLTALDDIYQEDTRTIKDSDYWMVYMVLAIGSIAQSKRSQDTHYLTGLEYASRAMNHADGALTPGYVTQIQSLLLLTQYAMLDPAHFDSWHLIGFTARAIVDLGFHQDPPSSAVPDKASLDMRRKIFYCVYALDRAISMVHARTFSFTDDTVNVAFPQASNNGRKSSVSGPIAGPQPADPALLLFQLRRAQSHWYQELYQSGSVPLQDPISYIWKMCLDMREWQDTLPTNLAPEIRQLFDQELRYSYVYCIAPSARAPSITDYNRILIFEHSMAYLDTVHEIAHGAQNSGFYTYHDVLRVYFMANQFLAVLRDAEDMLLSGMPVPIPISRPGAAPAPPLPRRLQPQGMNGEDNLDRSLRCLDKVSQTLDTYGDRWADASTWRESFGMISQEMVDRLSRRKQARDTAREQYQLQYQSRGIPPQTQAGF; encoded by the exons ATGCCACGTCCGAGTTTCTCTCACAACCCGCTTTTGAGGGTGTCAAGGCCAGTGTCCGCTTGTTCTCGGT GCCGCgctgccaaggtcaag TGTGATGGCAAACTACCGGCTTGCACAGCCTGCGAAAAGGCTGGCCGTTCAAATGAGTGTTCAGCGGCAAACGATCAGTTCGCTCGAGGCAAAGAGAGAAG TTACGTGGCAGCCTTGGAATTACGCATAGAGAAGCTTGAAAAACGGCTTCAGTTTGCAAAATCACGCAAGGCATCCGTTGCACTCCATGATACGGATGCATCGGCCTTCAACGTGCAACAGATGGATCGTAGAGACTCTCTTGCACTCATTCGCGCCGCTATACATCGCAAAGCGGCGCAAAAGCGGGAGACTTCTGATGTCAACTCTCTTGTATCCGACTTTGGCTTTCT TTCTGTCAATGCGACAACGCGAGACTTTGAGCCTATATCAACAAATATGACTTTTGCTCGACTTGTCTTGGCGGCGACAACAAACGATGCCCTTCCAGAGTCTGACCAAGCCCGCTTACCTCCAAGGCAAACTGCCCATGTGCTGGTCCAGCATTACATGGACAACGTCTATTCGTTGTTCCCCTGCTTTCTGGAAACCTCACTCTTAACCGCTCTTGACGACATATATCAAGAAGATACCCGAACTATCAAAGACTCGGACTACTGGATGGTGTACATGGTCCTTGCCATTGGCTCTATAGCCCAAAGCAAACGTAGCCAAGATACACACTATCTCACTGGCCTCGAGTATGCGTCAAGAGCTATGAACCATGCTGATGGTGCTCTCACCCCTGGATACGTGACGCAAATCCagtcgcttcttcttttgacgCAGTATGCCATGTTGGACCCTGCCCACTTCGATAGCTGGCATTTGATAGGTTTCACAGCTCGTGCGATAGTTGACCTAGGTTTTCACCAGGACCCTCCTTCGTCTGCTGTCCCCGACAAAGCTTCTCTGGACATGCGACGCAAAATCTTTTACTGCGTCTACGCTCTTGATCG TGCCATCAGTATGGTCCATGCGCGGACATTCTCATTTACCGACGATACTGTTAATGTCGCCTTCCCTCAGGCATCTAATAACGGGAGAAAGAGTTCTGTGTCAGGTCCCATCGCCGGTCCTCAACCCGCAGACCCTGCTCTGCTGCTCTTCCAACTCCGGCGCGCGCAATCCCATTGGTACCAGGAGTTGTATCAATCAGGTTCGGTCCCTCTGCAGGATCCAATCTCCTATATTTGGAAAATGTGTCTTGATATGCGCGAATGGCAAGACACTCTGCCCACAAATCTGGCCCCTGAGATCAGACAATTGTTCGACCAAGAGCTGAGGTATAGCTACGTCTACTGTATTGCACCCTCGGCCAGGGCACCCAGCATCACCGACTACAACCGCATCCTGATTTTTGAGCACTCGATGGCCTATCTGGACACTGTCCATGAGATAGCACATGGCGCACAAAATTCTGGGTTCTACACATACCATGACGTGTTGAGGGTCTATTTCATGGCGAACCAGTTCCTCGCGGTTCTAAGAGATGCGGAAGATATGCTTCTTTCGGGAATGCCGGTTCCAATTCCAATTTCTCGCCCGGGCGCTGCACCTGCCCCTCCTCTCCCAAGACGATTGCAGCCCCAAGGAATGAATGGAGAGGATAACCTTGATCGCAGCTTGAGATGTCTCGATAAAGTCTCCCAGACATTAGATACCTATGGAGACCGTTGGGCAGATGCCTCGACCTGGAGAGAAAGTTTTGGTATGATATCCCAGGAAATGGTGGACCGACTTTCGAGGCGAAAGCAAGCGCGTGATACTGCTAGAGAACAGTATCAGTTACAGTATCAGAGCAGAGGTATACCACCTCAAACTCAGGCTGGGTTTTAA